A window of the Lolium perenne isolate Kyuss_39 chromosome 7, Kyuss_2.0, whole genome shotgun sequence genome harbors these coding sequences:
- the LOC127317906 gene encoding 6-phosphogluconate dehydrogenase, decarboxylating 2, chloroplastic: MTSPAPAPPASAAAQALQPRIGLAGLATMGQNLALNIAEKGFPISVYNRTAAKVDSTLSRAAAEGGLPVLGHRDPRDFVLSLARPRTVVLLVQAGRAVDATIDALSPYLDAGDAIVDGGNEWYQNTERRIDAAASRGLLYLGMGVSGGEEGARNGPSLMPGGHLQAYDNIKDILQKAAAQTEDGPCVTFVGPGGAGNFVKMVHNGIEYGDMQLIAEAYDVLHRVGGLSNAEIADVFAEWNKGELESFLVEITADIFTVLDDADNSSGGALVDKILDKTGMKGTGKWTVQQAAELAVAAPTIAASLDGRYLSGLKDERVAAASVLEEEGMPAGLLEKINVDKKVLVDRVRQALYASKVCSYAQGMNLLRAKSVEQGWNLNLADLSRIWKGGCIIRARFLDRIKQAYDRNPELANLIVDREFAREMVQRQGAWRWVVARAVEAGISTPGMSSSLSYFDTYRCNRLPANLIQAQRDLFGAHTYERIDRPGSFHTEWTKLARQNK, from the coding sequence ATGACTTCCCCGGCGCCGGCCCCTCCCGCTTCCGCGGCGGCGCAGGCCCTGCAGCCGCGCATCGGCCTCGCCGGCCTCGCCACCATGGGCCAGaacctcgccctcaacatcgccgaGAAGGGCTTCCCGATCTCCGTCTACAACCGCACCGCCGCCAAGGTCGACTCCACGctctcccgcgccgccgccgagggCGGCCTCCCGGTGCTCGGCCACCGCGACCCGCGCGACTTCGTGCTCTCCCTCGCGCGGCCCCGCACCGTCGTGCTCCTCGTCCAGGCCGGCCGCGCCGTCGACGCCACCATCGACGCCCTCTCGCCCTACCTCGACGCCGGCGACGCCATCGTCGACGGCGGCAACGAGTGGTACCAGAACACGGAGCGCCGCATcgacgccgccgcctcccgcggcCTGCTCTACCTCGGGATGGGCGTCTCCGGCGGCGAGGAGGGCGCGCGGAACGGGCCCTCGCTCATGCCCGGCGGCCACCTCCAGGCCTACGACAACATCAAGGACATCCTCCAGAAGGCCGCGGCCCAGACCGAGGATGGGCCCTGCGTCACCTTCGTGGGCCCCGGCGGGGCCGGCAACTTCGTCAAGATGGTGCACAACGGGATCGAGTACGGTGATATGCAGCTCATCGCTGAAGCATATGACGTGCTCCACCGCGTCGGTGGCCTCTCCAACGCCGAGATTGCCGATGTGTTCGCCGAGTGGAACAAGGGAGAGCTGGAGAGTTTCTTGGTTGAGATTACTGCTGACATATTCACGGTACTCGATGATGCTGACAACAGCAGCGGTGGGGCGCTGGTTGACAAGATCCTCGACAAGACCGGGATGAAGGGGACCGGCAAGTGGACCGTGCAGCAAGCCGCGGAGCTTGCGGTGGCTGCGCCCACCATTGCAGCCTCATTGGACGGGAGGTACCTCTCGGGCCTCAAGGACGAGCGCGTCGCAGCTGCGAGCGTGCTCGAGGAGGAGGGGATGCCGGCTGGGCTTCTGGAGAAGATCAATGTCGACAAGAAAGTGCTGGTTGACAGGGTGAGGCAGGCGCTCTATGCATCCAAGGTCTGCAGCTACGCCCAAGGGATGAATCTGCTTAGAGCCAAGAGCGTGGAGCAGGGCTGGAATCTTAACCTCGCGGATCTTTCGAGGATTTGGAAAGGCGGCTGCATCATCCGGGCAAGGTTTCTTGACAGGATTAAGCAGGCATATGACAGGAACCCTGAGCTGGCCAATTTGATAGTGGACAGGGAGTTCGCCAGGGAGATGGTGCAGCGGCAGGGTGCGTGGCGGTGGGTTGTGGCGCGGGCAGTGGAAGCTGGGATCAGCACTCCAGGGATGTCTTCAAGCCTTTCATACTTCGATACCTACAGGTGCAACCGGTTGCCTGCCAATCTCATCCAAGCACAGAGGGACTTGTTTGGGGCACACACCTATGAGCGCATCGACCGTCCAGGTTCTTTCCACACCGAGTGGACTAAACTGGCCAGGCAGAACAAGTGA